A region from the Chthoniobacterales bacterium genome encodes:
- a CDS encoding DUF309 domain-containing protein, whose translation MKKRDRISEFVKELAAPSESGDALFDPRYLGYFTCFNRGEYYEAHDVLEDLWLQTNGADYAFYKGLIQIAGAFVHLRKQYERPLHHKDGTRMRPATRLFDLGMANIGPFQPLHHQLDVAALIRFCAKTRDHIRESDFQSNPWNPGFLPQLRLEPT comes from the coding sequence ATGAAAAAACGTGATCGAATATCCGAGTTTGTAAAGGAATTAGCTGCACCTAGCGAATCAGGCGATGCCCTGTTCGACCCGCGCTACCTCGGATACTTCACCTGTTTCAACCGCGGTGAATACTATGAAGCCCACGATGTGCTGGAGGATCTCTGGCTGCAAACGAACGGGGCGGACTACGCTTTTTACAAGGGCCTCATCCAGATTGCGGGCGCATTTGTCCATTTGCGGAAGCAATACGAGCGCCCGCTCCACCATAAGGATGGAACTCGCATGAGACCGGCAACGCGGCTTTTCGATCTCGGAATGGCCAATATCGGGCCGTTTCAGCCGTTGCATCATCAGCTTGATGTCGCGGCGCTGATTCGCTTTTGTGCAAAAACTCGCGACCACATTCGCGAATCCGACTTCCAATCCAATCCCTGGAACCCTGGTTTTCTCCCACAACTCCGTCTCGAACCCACCTAA
- a CDS encoding DUF4410 domain-containing protein has product MKRSFLPALLSLATLSLIGCANVEVTKTYVASGAHHPSSIYIRPFNVAGATFVGDHGPLGERPIRQALAPAELGIALKEQLSKIAPTMVIDNNDIPEEGWIVDGNIDVVDGGNQALRFFFGRLGAGRTTAIVHVRVTRAGEEGGESDGKGGAPEGVLYAFDVKSSSKAAGPTGSVYNSGMGSSEMFDYRNIAEEVGKVLTPDPYKYGVRDGGADR; this is encoded by the coding sequence ATGAAACGCTCCTTCCTGCCCGCCCTCCTCAGCCTCGCCACGCTCTCCCTCATCGGATGCGCCAACGTCGAAGTCACCAAAACCTACGTCGCCTCCGGCGCGCATCACCCCTCCAGCATTTACATCCGGCCCTTTAACGTCGCCGGAGCCACCTTCGTCGGCGACCACGGCCCCCTTGGCGAACGCCCCATCCGCCAGGCCCTCGCCCCCGCCGAACTCGGCATCGCGCTCAAGGAGCAACTCAGCAAAATCGCCCCCACCATGGTCATTGATAACAACGACATCCCCGAGGAAGGCTGGATCGTCGATGGCAACATCGATGTCGTCGATGGCGGCAACCAGGCGCTGCGCTTCTTCTTTGGCCGTCTCGGAGCCGGTCGCACCACCGCGATCGTCCATGTCCGCGTGACTCGCGCCGGTGAAGAAGGCGGCGAAAGCGATGGCAAAGGCGGCGCTCCCGAAGGCGTGCTCTATGCCTTTGACGTGAAATCCAGCAGCAAGGCCGCCGGCCCCACGGGCTCGGTTTACAACTCCGGCATGGGTTCCTCCGAAATGTTCGACTACCGCAACATCGCCGAGGAAGTGGGCAAGGTCCTCACCCCCGATCCCTACAAATACGGCGTCCGTGACGGCGGCGCGGATCGGTAA
- a CDS encoding nucleoside deaminase, with amino-acid sequence MDEFMRAAIDDAKKGLAEGGIPIGSAIARDGQLLATGHNKRVQDGDPITHAEIDCLRNAGRIGHYRGTTLYSTLMPCYLCSGAVVQFGIKKVIVGESRTFPGGPEFMRAHGVEVIDLDLPECYEMMAKFIEENPLLWNEDIGK; translated from the coding sequence ATGGACGAATTCATGCGCGCTGCCATCGATGATGCGAAAAAAGGTCTCGCCGAGGGCGGCATTCCCATTGGCTCGGCGATTGCCCGCGATGGACAGCTTCTGGCCACGGGCCACAACAAGCGCGTGCAGGACGGCGACCCCATTACCCATGCGGAGATCGATTGTCTGCGCAACGCCGGGCGCATCGGCCACTATCGGGGGACGACCTTATATTCCACGCTCATGCCCTGCTACTTGTGCTCGGGCGCGGTGGTGCAGTTTGGAATCAAGAAGGTCATCGTGGGCGAAAGCCGCACATTTCCCGGTGGGCCGGAGTTTATGCGCGCCCACGGCGTGGAGGTGATCGATCTCGACCTGCCGGAATGTTACGAGATGATGGCGAAATTCATCGAAGAAAATCCCTTGCTCTGGAACGAGGATATAGGCAAATAG
- a CDS encoding RNA-binding protein, with amino-acid sequence MGNKLYVANLAFHLTENEIQDIFSPFGTVQEVKLILDKMTGKSRGFAFVTMASDGEAERATAQMNGHRIEGRALAITEARPREDRPQGLGSARPPGHGGPFRPNAAPASGSSGFGANRPPFSGGGSRSAGGRDSGGRGEPPRREKEKPRGPRPMRDYDED; translated from the coding sequence ATGGGAAACAAACTCTACGTCGCCAACCTCGCGTTTCATCTTACGGAAAACGAGATTCAGGATATTTTTTCACCGTTCGGCACGGTGCAGGAGGTCAAGCTCATCCTCGATAAAATGACGGGCAAATCGCGCGGTTTCGCCTTTGTCACCATGGCCAGCGACGGCGAGGCGGAACGAGCCACGGCGCAAATGAACGGCCACCGCATCGAAGGCCGCGCGCTCGCCATCACGGAGGCGCGTCCGCGCGAAGATCGTCCTCAAGGGCTGGGCAGTGCGCGTCCGCCAGGACACGGCGGTCCCTTTCGTCCGAATGCAGCTCCCGCATCCGGCAGCAGTGGCTTTGGAGCCAATCGGCCTCCGTTTTCTGGTGGTGGCAGCCGCTCCGCTGGCGGCCGCGATTCCGGTGGCCGGGGTGAGCCGCCTCGTCGCGAAAAAGAAAAACCGCGCGGACCGCGTCCGATGCGGGATTACGACGAAGATTAA
- the dnaX gene encoding DNA polymerase III subunit gamma/tau, with product MSSYQVFARKYRPKTFDDVIGQEHITQTLKNAIEQNRLAHAYLFVGPRGTGKTSTARILAMALNCETGHGKPTTTPCGVCDSCREIAQGNSLDVLEFDAASNTQVDKIREIIIDNVKFAPTKGTYKLYLVDEVHMLSNSSFNALLKTLEEPPSHVKFLFATTDPQKVPVTILSRCQRFDLKRIPDTLIANHLQYIAGEERITLSDAASAAIARGADGGLRDAESMLDQLVAFCGEAIEEEDVLKIFGFTSQETINALTEHILRIETPQALSLVHAQAESGKDLMKVLTDLLGHLRNLLIFQVDPSSLDREISSELRSVLQEQAGFVSGPKLLDLIQQLSAAEGRMKWAANKKLQLEIALIRATQSLQVSSLDDVLAALTSLRDGSPMATSIPLTPPPPRAFTPAPAPSPAPVISPKRVEPKPEPKIEPKPEPVPAAAAPVEAPMEVTQPDAVEVSRTETIAELWPKILREVSSKRRLILSFLELASPELGADDTLSLAFPTDQKFAVENLQRPNNRAFLEDLVTHLRGKTTSLQIALREGATAPTVSYAIPEEPVVDPMEAFKNDPLIKKALELFKAEITSVIPPQVNSN from the coding sequence GTGAGCAGCTACCAGGTCTTCGCCCGTAAATACCGCCCGAAAACGTTCGACGACGTCATCGGCCAGGAGCACATCACGCAGACGCTGAAAAACGCCATCGAGCAAAACCGGCTCGCCCACGCCTACCTCTTCGTCGGCCCGCGCGGCACGGGCAAAACCTCCACCGCACGCATTCTCGCCATGGCGCTGAATTGCGAGACTGGCCACGGCAAACCGACCACCACACCCTGCGGCGTGTGCGATTCCTGTCGAGAAATCGCCCAGGGAAACAGCCTCGACGTTCTGGAATTTGACGCCGCGTCGAACACGCAGGTCGATAAAATCCGCGAGATCATCATCGACAACGTGAAGTTTGCCCCGACCAAGGGCACTTACAAACTCTACCTCGTCGATGAGGTGCACATGCTTTCCAATTCGAGTTTCAACGCACTCTTAAAGACGTTGGAAGAGCCGCCCAGCCACGTGAAATTTCTCTTCGCCACGACGGACCCGCAGAAGGTGCCGGTGACGATTCTCAGCCGCTGCCAGCGATTCGACTTGAAGCGGATTCCCGACACGCTGATCGCGAACCACCTGCAATACATTGCGGGCGAGGAAAGGATCACGCTCTCCGACGCGGCCTCCGCCGCCATCGCGCGTGGAGCCGACGGCGGGTTGCGCGACGCCGAGTCGATGCTCGATCAACTCGTGGCCTTTTGCGGCGAGGCCATCGAGGAGGAGGATGTTCTAAAGATCTTCGGCTTCACCTCGCAGGAAACGATCAACGCCCTCACCGAACACATTCTCCGTATCGAAACGCCGCAGGCCTTATCGCTGGTCCACGCACAGGCCGAGTCGGGCAAGGACCTCATGAAAGTCCTCACCGACCTGCTCGGTCACCTGCGAAACCTGCTCATTTTCCAAGTCGATCCGAGTTCATTGGACCGGGAAATTTCCAGCGAACTTCGATCCGTATTGCAAGAGCAGGCGGGGTTTGTTTCCGGCCCGAAACTGCTCGACCTCATCCAGCAACTTTCCGCCGCCGAAGGTCGCATGAAGTGGGCTGCGAACAAAAAACTGCAACTCGAGATCGCCCTGATTCGCGCCACGCAGAGCCTGCAAGTGTCCTCGCTCGACGATGTGCTGGCGGCGCTGACTTCGCTGCGCGACGGCTCGCCCATGGCGACTTCCATTCCTCTCACGCCGCCGCCGCCGCGCGCGTTCACTCCTGCCCCGGCACCCTCTCCAGCGCCCGTCATTTCACCGAAACGAGTGGAACCCAAACCGGAGCCGAAGATTGAGCCCAAACCCGAGCCAGTCCCCGCTGCGGCAGCGCCGGTTGAGGCTCCGATGGAAGTCACGCAGCCGGACGCAGTGGAAGTTTCCAGGACGGAAACGATTGCGGAGTTGTGGCCGAAGATTCTTCGCGAAGTCAGCTCGAAGCGGCGGTTGATTTTGAGTTTTCTCGAACTCGCCTCACCGGAGCTGGGCGCAGACGACACGCTGAGCCTCGCCTTTCCCACGGACCAGAAATTTGCCGTGGAAAATCTGCAACGTCCGAACAATCGCGCCTTTCTTGAGGACCTCGTTACCCATCTCCGCGGCAAAACCACCAGCCTGCAAATCGCCCTGCGCGAGGGCGCAACGGCTCCGACGGTGAGCTACGCGATTCCCGAGGAGCCCGTCGTCGATCCGATGGAGGCGTTCAAAAATGATCCGCTGATCAAAAAAGCGCTCGAACTTTTCAAGGCGGAAATTACTTCCGTCATCCCACCGCAAGTCAACTCCAACTAA
- a CDS encoding YbaB/EbfC family nucleoid-associated protein: protein MNIQKMMKQAQKMQEELARTQEELAQRTVEASVGSGKVTVVATGGGDIISLKIAKEIVDPEDVEFLEDLILSGIQQAIEKGRAMQQAEMGKVTGGMGLPPGLGF, encoded by the coding sequence ATGAATATCCAGAAAATGATGAAGCAAGCGCAGAAGATGCAGGAAGAGCTCGCGCGCACTCAGGAAGAACTCGCCCAACGCACCGTCGAAGCCAGCGTCGGCAGTGGCAAAGTCACGGTCGTGGCCACCGGCGGCGGCGACATTATTTCACTGAAGATCGCCAAGGAAATCGTTGATCCCGAGGATGTGGAATTTCTCGAGGACCTCATCCTCAGCGGCATCCAGCAAGCCATCGAAAAAGGGCGTGCGATGCAGCAGGCCGAGATGGGCAAAGTCACCGGCGGCATGGGTTTGCCACCCGGGCTGGGGTTTTAA
- a CDS encoding peptidyl-prolyl cis-trans isomerase encodes MINLMRKNQRWLMILISVIVIVAFVFLYNKTDLDKLGRSAMGSIYGRTVSGSEFARSEKQFEIARGLGLYDLLQVLVTGGSRDQAEDYVWSTLVLRKKAEVLQVEPTTEAVAQKIQQLPPFQTNGQFDFEKYQGFVANALTPRGFSEEQLNDLIRDELRLAKLREIVGSATVTSESEVRDAYGNAFRKRHLQVAKLKRETFESAVTVTPAEIKDYYEKNKASFQTDEKRAVKYVVFQLSDADKKLKGKDRVSALQPISNQADAFSQRLLKAGANFDAIAKELNAPVKETATFPASTPPPEIASVTQVAPTIFSLTTDTPDSDVLQTEDGFYIFHLAKIEPAVPQTLEEATAKITSTIREERVAAAMTQKAAELQKAIRVALKSGQTFAQAAAASGLEVESVPAFSPAELQQNREFNADRMIQMRAATLGEGAVSDLIPTMDGGAIAYLEKMEPLDEEKWKTERESMLDQYFSSRRAMSFSEWFRAQRAAANIRTGANAG; translated from the coding sequence ATGATCAACCTCATGCGGAAAAATCAGCGCTGGCTGATGATCCTTATTTCCGTCATTGTCATCGTCGCCTTCGTTTTTCTCTATAACAAAACTGACCTCGACAAGCTGGGCCGCAGCGCGATGGGCAGCATCTACGGCAGAACCGTCAGCGGCAGTGAGTTTGCCCGTTCCGAGAAACAATTCGAGATCGCCCGCGGCCTCGGCTTGTACGATTTGCTCCAGGTGCTCGTCACCGGCGGCAGCCGCGACCAGGCCGAGGATTACGTCTGGAGCACACTCGTCCTGCGGAAAAAAGCCGAGGTTTTGCAGGTCGAGCCGACCACCGAGGCCGTGGCGCAAAAAATCCAGCAACTCCCACCGTTTCAGACCAACGGCCAATTCGACTTTGAGAAATATCAGGGCTTCGTCGCCAACGCCCTCACCCCGCGCGGCTTCAGCGAGGAGCAGCTCAACGACCTGATCCGCGATGAACTGCGCCTCGCCAAACTCCGCGAAATCGTCGGCTCCGCCACCGTCACGTCTGAAAGCGAAGTCCGCGACGCCTACGGCAACGCCTTTCGCAAGCGCCACCTCCAGGTCGCCAAACTCAAGCGCGAGACGTTTGAATCCGCCGTCACCGTCACGCCGGCCGAAATCAAAGACTACTACGAGAAAAACAAAGCCAGCTTCCAGACCGACGAAAAACGCGCCGTGAAATACGTCGTTTTCCAGCTTTCCGACGCCGACAAAAAACTCAAAGGCAAGGACCGCGTCTCCGCCCTCCAGCCGATCTCGAACCAGGCCGACGCCTTCTCCCAGCGCCTCCTCAAGGCGGGTGCGAACTTCGACGCCATCGCCAAGGAACTCAACGCGCCGGTGAAGGAAACCGCCACTTTTCCCGCCTCAACGCCGCCGCCTGAAATCGCCAGTGTGACCCAGGTCGCGCCCACGATTTTCTCGCTGACCACCGACACGCCCGACAGCGACGTGCTCCAGACCGAGGACGGTTTCTACATTTTCCATCTCGCCAAAATCGAACCCGCCGTCCCGCAAACCTTGGAGGAGGCCACCGCCAAAATCACCAGTACGATCCGGGAGGAACGCGTCGCCGCCGCCATGACTCAGAAGGCCGCCGAACTCCAAAAAGCCATTCGAGTCGCATTGAAATCGGGCCAGACCTTCGCCCAAGCCGCCGCCGCGAGTGGACTTGAAGTCGAATCTGTCCCCGCCTTTTCACCCGCCGAACTCCAGCAAAACCGCGAGTTCAACGCCGACCGCATGATTCAAATGCGAGCCGCCACCCTAGGCGAGGGTGCCGTCAGCGACCTCATACCCACAATGGACGGCGGCGCGATCGCCTACCTCGAAAAAATGGAACCGCTCGACGAGGAAAAATGGAAAACCGAGCGCGAAAGCATGCTCGACCAATATTTCTCCAGCCGCCGCGCGATGAGCTTCAGCGAATGGTTCCGCGCCCAGCGCGCCGCCGCGAACATTCGCACCGGCGCAAACGCTGGTTAG